The DNA sequence TAATTTAATTGgtaaatccaaaatccaaactgATTCGATTTGAGTTTGAATCTGATTCtaattttgattctagatcaaaatttacatttttataGCAAGAATtgatttaggctatgtttggtagtcattcagttctagAAACGAAGTatcgtgtcaaaaacaaaattttcaatttttgtgttaaaattccattttaaaataaaaaaatggtgtttggtgaaactTGTTTCAGGAacgagatatatatatatatatatatttggaataAAACCAAAATGACGATTCATCATTTTGTAtttccataatatatatatatatattttttttcattccaaaaagACGAAAAACATCAAGTTCACATCAAACGCTTTATTCTGCTTTTTTGTTTCCATAAAGTGGAAAAACAAGAAACTTTTTGGGTAACAATCAAACGTAGCTTGGTAACGTTACTGTTCTAGAAACGATGTTTagtgttaaaaacaaaaatttcaatttatgtgtcaaaacaccatttttttcattaaaaaaatgatgttttttatttggaatgaaattgaGAAGACGGAATAGTTATTTTTCGTTCCGTCAATTCAAGTTTCTGctgttcttttttcactttttgtttcaaaaaaaggaaaactcgTTTATGatgcaccaaatgctttattctatttttttgttctaatagaacaaaaaaaacttCAGAAACATTTCAATAAAACGCTACCAAACGCAGCGTTAGTATCCTTTTAGGAATCATAAATTTTTCTCCAAgattaagggtatttttgacTTTTTCACCCTGGCATGAGAGTCCTATTCCTCAGTCTTTGGAGAGTAGTTTGACGTGTAGAGTCCAAATCCCAGAAGGATCCCATAACTACAAGGGCACCACGCACCACGGACCAACCACAAACCACCACCATCACGGCCTGTGTGAGAGACTCCATGCCGACGGCGTCGATGCCTGCGGGAGAATTAAACAACCACTCGCCGGCGGTGCCGGTGATATCTCCCGCCCAACCATCACCTCCGCCTTTGTTTACCGACCCAAGTGAAGACGAATCCTGGGTTTGGAACCAGATCAAAGCAGAAGCTCGCAGGGACGCTGAGTCGGAACCCGCACTTGCCAGCTACCTCTACTCCACCATCATCTCTCACTCTTCCCTTGGACGCTCTCTCTCCTTCCACCTGGGTAACAAGCTCTCCTCTTCTACCCTTCTGTCTACCCTTCTCTACGACCTCTTCCTCAACTCCTTCAACTCTGATCCGGTCCTCCGTGCCGCAACCGTTGCCGACCTCCGCGCCGCTCGTGTCCGCGACCCTGCCTGTGTCTCCTTCTCTCACTGCCTCCTCAACTACAAGGGCTTCCTAGCCTGCCAGGCGCAGCGCATCGCTCACAAGCTCTGGAACCAGTCCCGCCGTCCCCTCGCACTCGCACTCCATTCTCGAATCGCTGATGTCTTCGCCATCGACATTCATCCGGCAGCTAAGATTGGGAAGGGGGTTCTGCTCGATCACGCCACTGGGGTTGTCATCGGAGAGACCGCGGTGGTTGGGAATAATGTGTCCATCTTGCATCATGTGACGCTGGGTGGGACTGGAAAGGCCGGAGGGGATCGACACCCCAAGATCGGTGATGGGGTTCTGATTGGAGCTGGAGCGACGATTTTGGGGAATGTGAAGATCGGAGAAGGAGCGAAGATTGGGGCAGGAGCGGTTGTTCTGATCGATGTTCCACCGAGGACTACGGCCGTGGGGAATCCGGCCAGACTTGTGGGAGGGAAAGAGAAGCCTACGAAGCTGGAAGACATTCCTGGGGAGTCCATGGATCATACTTCCTTCATCTCTGAATGGTCTGATTACATAATCTAATCATCCAAATTCCAAACAACAaacgaaaataaaaaaactcaaaaaataaaaattcctccTTCAATCCACTGTTCTGCTATTAATTTCTCTCTGGTTTACTCTAGCAATAATGATAAAAATGTGTTGCCATCCATTTATGAATTTAAATTCCGTATTGATTCCTTTATTAATagtttaaattttccttttttattttcatggtcTTTTGAATTCATGGATGATCGTTCAGAGACAGAGCAACCTCCCTTTCAAGGTATCATATTCCTCGCTCTTTTCGATGTTGCCCAGAGAGGGAAAGTCTGTTTCTGGGCAATCCAAATATGGCTTCAGAGACTCTGCATCTTCGTTTCATATCACAGAGAAGAAATTGTTATTGAAGATTTGTTTAGGGATGAACAGTTCTTCCGAAACTTATGGATAAGTGAGTATTGAGGTCCGGGGAAATTGGAGTAATGCAGAAAATTTGGGATTTCGGTTTTGGAGTCTACTGACCACACACAGAGATGATTTctttttcagatttgatttcctTACACTTCCTAGATAGCaacttgggtttcttttttttcccaatttctTGGCGATCTCTGACTTTTGGagttctgtttttgtttttcatctTGTCTTAACAAACATCTTTGGTCTGTGGATGTGGATGAAGAAGATGTGGTCAATACTGAATTGGTTCCTTCTCATTATTTTAATGGCAGAAAAGatctactactctctctcttaagCAACCGTGATCCAATGGTTTTCAGATATGGTGCCTTGAACCCTAGTTCACAAACAGCTTATTCTGCAAAACAAGGGATAATACTGCATACATTTATCCAGACCCTACAGTGGTGGGATCCTTGTGCACGGGTAGCTCTTTGGTGTCTTGAACCCATCTCTTCCATCACCCCCGTTTCTCTACTTATGTGGTTATATTTGGATGTTGAATCAAGTCAGttctaagctatgcatgtcttctTTACCGTTCCTGTGTTGCGGGCACCTATTACGGTTCTAAGGCTAACTAATAGCCAGTAAGA is a window from the Macadamia integrifolia cultivar HAES 741 chromosome 5, SCU_Mint_v3, whole genome shotgun sequence genome containing:
- the LOC122078533 gene encoding serine acetyltransferase 5-like isoform X2; this translates as MPTASMPAGELNNHSPAVPVISPAQPSPPPLFTDPSEDESWVWNQIKAEARRDAESEPALASYLYSTIISHSSLGRSLSFHLGNKLSSSTLLSTLLYDLFLNSFNSDPVLRAATVADLRAARVRDPACVSFSHCLLNYKGFLACQAQRIAHKLWNQSRRPLALALHSRIADVFAIDIHPAAKIGKGVLLDHATGVVIGETAVVGNNVSILHHVTLGGTGKAGGDRHPKIGDGVLIGAGATILGNVKIGEGAKIGAGAVVLIDVPPRTTAVGNPARLVGGKEKPTKLEDIPGESMDHTSFISE
- the LOC122078533 gene encoding serine acetyltransferase 5-like isoform X1, whose protein sequence is MPTASMPAGELNNHSPAVPVISPAQPSPPPLFTDPSEDESWVWNQIKAEARRDAESEPALASYLYSTIISHSSLGRSLSFHLGNKLSSSTLLSTLLYDLFLNSFNSDPVLRAATVADLRAARVRDPACVSFSHCLLNYKGFLACQAQRIAHKLWNQSRRPLALALHSRIADVFAIDIHPAAKIGKGVLLDHATGVVIGETAVVGNNVSILHHVTLGGTGKAGGDRHPKIGDGVLIGAGATILGNVKIGEGAKIGAGAVVLIDVPPRTTAVGNPARLVGGKEKPTKLEDIPGESMDHTSFISEWSDYII